One region of Bacteroidia bacterium genomic DNA includes:
- a CDS encoding proline dehydrogenase family protein, producing MKNTINVEDLKVAFKYKSNSELKYTFYIFKILQYPRLLKLLMNLTNGILKYNLPLKFLIKGTVFKIFCAGESINDAFIQIKKLGNYKVKSVLDYVSEGEKTDSAFNRNAEIIIKNINKLGKEAPDNYVSVKISGLEDPDFLKEINSSVFPTNTLYVKRFETLLERVNLICKAASENHVVVFIDAEDRYMQDILDAITEYMMQKYNKQQVIVFNTLQMYLKDRPKYIQRLIEDAETEKYIPGIKLVRGAYVEKEREIAQKENRKSPVYDTKQQTDNAFNEAIEVCLSHYPKIRTCVATHNDESTTHTIECMKKYNIENNAVKFSQLLGMSDNLTFNLAANGYNTSKYLPYGEVKKAIPYLIRRSEENSSINGQISRELMRLKIEMKRRKLSN from the coding sequence ATGAAAAATACAATTAACGTAGAAGATTTAAAAGTTGCTTTTAAATATAAAAGCAACAGTGAATTAAAATATACTTTTTACATTTTTAAAATCCTTCAATACCCACGCTTATTAAAACTGTTAATGAACTTAACAAACGGAATCTTAAAATACAACCTTCCTTTAAAATTTCTAATAAAAGGTACCGTGTTTAAAATATTTTGCGCTGGTGAAAGCATTAATGATGCCTTTATCCAAATAAAAAAATTAGGTAATTATAAGGTGAAATCAGTTCTTGATTATGTGTCGGAAGGAGAAAAGACAGACAGCGCATTTAACCGAAATGCAGAAATCATTATTAAAAATATTAATAAACTTGGTAAAGAGGCTCCAGATAATTATGTAAGTGTAAAAATTTCAGGCTTGGAAGATCCTGATTTTCTTAAAGAAATTAACAGCTCTGTTTTTCCAACAAATACATTATATGTAAAACGATTTGAAACTCTTTTAGAAAGAGTTAATTTAATTTGCAAAGCTGCAAGCGAGAATCATGTTGTTGTTTTCATTGATGCCGAAGATAGATACATGCAAGATATTTTAGATGCCATTACAGAATACATGATGCAAAAATATAACAAACAGCAGGTAATTGTTTTTAATACACTACAAATGTATCTTAAAGATAGACCAAAATATATTCAACGTTTGATTGAAGATGCTGAGACTGAAAAATATATTCCAGGGATTAAATTAGTGAGAGGTGCTTACGTTGAAAAGGAAAGAGAAATCGCACAAAAAGAGAATCGAAAATCTCCAGTTTATGATACAAAACAGCAAACAGATAATGCCTTTAACGAAGCCATTGAAGTGTGTCTAAGTCATTATCCGAAAATAAGGACATGTGTTGCGACGCATAATGATGAAAGTACAACTCATACCATTGAGTGCATGAAAAAATATAATATTGAAAATAATGCTGTTAAGTTTTCACAGCTTTTAGGAATGAGTGATAATCTTACTTTTAATTTAGCGGCTAATGGATACAATACTTCAAAATACTTGCCTTATGGCGAAGTTAAGAAGGCCATTCCATATTTAATAAGAAGGTCGGAAGAGAATTCATCCATTAACGGACAAATATCTCGAGAGTTAATGCGATTGAAAATTGAAATGAAAAGAAGAAAATTATCAAACTAA